The DNA region GCACGGCACAAGGGCATACCGATGCTGCTGGTCAGCGCCCGGTTTTCCGCCTCGTCACTGCGTCAGTTCCGCTGGATGCGGTGGATATTGCAACCGGCCTATGCATCCTTGTCGCTGGTGCTGGCACAGACAGAGGAGGACGCCGCGCGGCTAGCCCATGCCGGGTCGCTCGCCCCACGTGTTTGCGGCAATCTCAAATTCGACGTGCAGCTGGATCCGGCCCAGCTTGAACAGGGACGGGCATGGCGGCGTGAGCTTGCCCGCCCTGTCATCACGATATCCAGCACGCGGAATGGCGAGGAGGCGCAATTCGTGGAGGCCATCACGCCAGGGTATCGCCTCCGCTCCGTCGCACTGGCGGGACACGCCCTGGTGCCGGATGCCCTGACCGTACCGCCCGAGGCGTTTTATTTATTGATTCCGCGCCATCCACAACGGTTCACAGAGGTCGCTGCAATGCTGGATCAGACGGGCCTGCCGTTCGCGCAACGCTCACGGCCGGAACCCGCGGCCGCGGCAGAAAGCCTGATATTTCTAGGCGACTCGCTAGGCGAAATGGCGTTCTACTATGGCGCGTCCGATATCGCCATCGTAGCCGGCGGCTTCGCGCCGCTGGGTGGCCAAAATCTGATCGAAGCGTGTGCCGCCGGATTGCCTGTCATCGTGGGGCCGCACATGTTCAACTTCGCGCAGGCCACGCAAGATGCCCTGCAGGCCGGCGCGGCCATCCAAGTCGAAAACGCCGCTCAGGCGCTGAAAGAAGCCTGGGCGCTTCTACAGGACGAACCACGCAGGCAACGCATGGCGGCTGCGGCGCTGGCTTGGACAACGGCACACCGTGGCGCTACAGAGAGGATCCTAGCAGCCTTACGGCCATGGCTGAGCTGAAACAGACTGAAAACTGCTGGGCATACGCCGCATGAATGGCGGTTATTATCCTCAGCACATACGACGCAAATACAACAAGCCACTCCTTATGCAGAACTTTCGGAATTTTCGCAGCCGGGCGCCCTTGCGGCTCGGTCTCGCCGGTGGCGGTACCGACCTTTCTCCGTACAGTGACCTGTATGGAGGGGCAGTCCTGAATCTCACCATTGGCCGTTACGCCAATGCTTCGCTGAAACTCACCGAAAGCGATACCGTCCGTATCAATTCGCTCGACGGCGGTTATTCTGACGAATTTCCCGTGGGGCGGCTTCCGATCAACGGCCCGCACGCCTTGGCGGCCGGTGTCTACAACCGAATCGTCAAGGATTATCTGCACGGGCAGGGTTTTGGTGCCGAAATCTGCACGTCCATCGATGCGCCGCAAGGTTCCGGCCTGGGCGCATCTTCCGCGCTGACAGTGGCGCTGGTCGATGTCTTCCGGGTGGCTTTCGGCCTGCCGCTGGGCGAATACGATGTGGCCCATCTTGCCTTCGAAATCGAACGCCTGGACCTGGGACTGGCTGGTGGCAAGCAGGATCAGTACGCCGCCTCTTTTGGCGGCATCAACTTTATAGAGTTCCTAGCTCAGGATCGCGTCATCGTGAATCCGCTGCGCATCAGCGAATCCATGCTCAATGACTTGCAGGCCGCCATCGTCATTTGCTTCAGCGGCCAATCCCGTGCGTCGGAAACCGTGATCAAAGCCCAGGTATCCTCCATTACGGCAGAAGACCCTGTCGTGCTGGCTAGCCTGCATAAATTGAAAGAAGATGCGCGGGAAATGAAGCTCGCATTGTCCCGGGGCGATTTCTCCGCGCTGGCTCGCGTCCTGAACGAGTCATGGAAGGCCAAGAAAGCGACCGCGCAGGGCGTCAGCAATGCCCAGATCGACCAGCTCTGGGAAATTGCCCATCGCAACGGCGCATTTGCCGGCAAAGTATCGGGCGCGGGTGGTGGTGGCTTCGTCATGTTTCTTGTCGACCCCGACGCGCGTACCCGTTTATTCGGCGCCTTGGCGCAAGCCGGCGGCGTGCCGGACGGCATCACTCTGACCAGTAAAGGTGTTGAAAGTTGGCCAACTCGTATTTGAACTTGATCCAGGAAGACCTGCGTTCCGCGCGTGATCTGCTGACGGAAATGCT from Bordetella genomosp. 10 includes:
- a CDS encoding 3-deoxy-D-manno-octulosonic acid transferase, translated to MARLAYTLLLWLLAPLIWLGMARRGRKAGGDWGIFSAARFGRYATDPDPNFRAPVWVHAVSLGETRAAQPLVTALLEQGHRILLTHTTATGRTEGARLFAAARTQGQLRQAWLPYDFPGAVRRFLAYHEPRCGVLIEREVWPNLQHEARHKGIPMLLVSARFSASSLRQFRWMRWILQPAYASLSLVLAQTEEDAARLAHAGSLAPRVCGNLKFDVQLDPAQLEQGRAWRRELARPVITISSTRNGEEAQFVEAITPGYRLRSVALAGHALVPDALTVPPEAFYLLIPRHPQRFTEVAAMLDQTGLPFAQRSRPEPAAAAESLIFLGDSLGEMAFYYGASDIAIVAGGFAPLGGQNLIEACAAGLPVIVGPHMFNFAQATQDALQAGAAIQVENAAQALKEAWALLQDEPRRQRMAAAALAWTTAHRGATERILAALRPWLS
- a CDS encoding GHMP family kinase ATP-binding protein → MNGGYYPQHIRRKYNKPLLMQNFRNFRSRAPLRLGLAGGGTDLSPYSDLYGGAVLNLTIGRYANASLKLTESDTVRINSLDGGYSDEFPVGRLPINGPHALAAGVYNRIVKDYLHGQGFGAEICTSIDAPQGSGLGASSALTVALVDVFRVAFGLPLGEYDVAHLAFEIERLDLGLAGGKQDQYAASFGGINFIEFLAQDRVIVNPLRISESMLNDLQAAIVICFSGQSRASETVIKAQVSSITAEDPVVLASLHKLKEDAREMKLALSRGDFSALARVLNESWKAKKATAQGVSNAQIDQLWEIAHRNGAFAGKVSGAGGGGFVMFLVDPDARTRLFGALAQAGGVPDGITLTSKGVESWPTRI